A genomic stretch from Natronomonas gomsonensis includes:
- a CDS encoding MFS transporter yields the protein MSTTTELKQGIREHLGQFSLHVLLVFATGLTIGSERTVVPVLGEDVLGVESFLVIGSFVVSFGIVKSILNLYAGKWGESYGRKPVLVAGWATALPLPVILIFAPSWGWITVGNILLGINQALTWSMAINAKIDLAGPDQRGLAVGIDESFGYTGVAVGAWVTGLIASQWSLRPEPFYFLAVVVVLAFLISIFLIKETVQYAQAEGDDDHHDANLPFKDVVKRATYGDRTLFAAAQAGHIENFVDTLFWIAVPLYLVGEGLGIAAVGVVVGVHSAMYFLQIATGGLADRIGRRPPVIAGMFLAGGGVLGMVLVEGYLLWAVLAAVSGLGMALLYPNLMTVPSDAAHPSWRSAGMGVYRMWRDSGYAVGAILIGLSMEFVNAEAAFYMTAALMFISGAVVYVWMEETHPDFGTHEPPAPATTQSTQAVPED from the coding sequence ATGAGTACGACAACCGAACTCAAACAGGGAATCCGCGAACACCTCGGGCAGTTCTCGCTGCACGTCCTGTTGGTGTTCGCGACCGGGTTGACCATCGGGTCCGAACGCACCGTCGTCCCTGTCTTGGGGGAGGACGTACTCGGCGTCGAGTCGTTCCTCGTCATCGGGTCGTTCGTCGTCTCGTTCGGAATCGTAAAATCGATTCTCAATCTGTATGCCGGAAAGTGGGGTGAGTCCTACGGCCGCAAGCCCGTACTCGTCGCCGGGTGGGCGACGGCACTCCCCCTGCCGGTTATCCTCATCTTCGCCCCCAGTTGGGGCTGGATTACCGTCGGGAACATCCTGCTGGGTATCAATCAGGCGCTGACCTGGAGTATGGCAATCAACGCGAAAATCGACCTTGCAGGCCCCGACCAGCGCGGTCTCGCAGTCGGCATCGACGAGTCGTTCGGATACACCGGCGTCGCCGTCGGTGCCTGGGTTACGGGCCTCATCGCGAGCCAGTGGAGCCTCCGGCCGGAGCCGTTCTACTTCCTCGCCGTCGTCGTCGTGCTGGCGTTCCTGATTTCCATCTTCCTTATCAAGGAGACGGTCCAGTACGCACAGGCCGAAGGTGACGACGACCACCACGACGCGAACCTCCCGTTCAAAGACGTGGTGAAGCGAGCGACCTACGGCGATAGGACGCTATTCGCTGCTGCACAGGCCGGCCACATCGAGAACTTCGTGGACACGCTGTTCTGGATTGCCGTTCCCCTGTATCTGGTGGGCGAGGGATTGGGCATCGCGGCCGTCGGCGTCGTCGTCGGCGTCCACAGCGCGATGTACTTCCTCCAGATAGCCACGGGCGGACTCGCGGACCGAATCGGCCGGCGCCCACCGGTTATCGCCGGGATGTTCCTGGCCGGCGGCGGCGTGCTTGGGATGGTACTCGTCGAGGGGTACCTCCTGTGGGCCGTCCTGGCCGCCGTCTCGGGGCTCGGGATGGCGTTGCTGTATCCGAACCTGATGACGGTCCCGAGCGATGCAGCCCATCCGAGTTGGCGGTCGGCCGGGATGGGCGTCTACCGCATGTGGCGCGACTCCGGCTATGCGGTCGGGGCTATCCTCATCGGCCTCTCGATGGAGTTCGTGAACGCCGAAGCCGCGTTCTACATGACTGCGGCCCTGATGTTCATCTCCGGAGCCGTCGTGTATGTCTGGATGGAAGAGACACACCCCGACTTCGGAACGCACGAACCACCGGCACCGGCGACAACTCAATCGACCCAGGCCGTGCCCGAAGATTGA
- a CDS encoding MBL fold metallo-hydrolase: protein MAEISPEELGERLQADDDDLLVLDIRHEAEYEEWHVPDSVNVDVYDELTDDPDAAADVLEDLPEGKEVVTVCGAGIVADTATQVLEEMGYDAKTLTDGMNGWSRVHRHATVPADIDGTLVQVARAGKGCLSHVLISDGEAAVFDPSHYFEEYDGILEAYDADLVGVFDTHAHADHVSGASELADRHGVPYYLHSEDALALDATPLEDGQRVTVGHLDVEVIHTPGHSEGSVSFDVEGAALLTGDTLFHDSVGRVELGVEAGIEDSDVEGNAATLYESLQRLLDRPDDALVLPAHDPGSPEPPVTATLAEVRDRNEDLGRDREEFVRELASDIPDHPPNFERVKRTNVGQESVPENELAELELGPNNCAAE from the coding sequence ATGGCGGAGATTTCCCCCGAAGAACTCGGAGAACGGTTACAGGCAGATGACGACGACTTGCTCGTCCTCGACATTCGCCACGAAGCGGAGTACGAGGAGTGGCACGTGCCGGACAGCGTCAACGTCGACGTGTACGACGAATTGACCGACGACCCCGACGCTGCAGCGGATGTCCTCGAAGACCTCCCGGAGGGCAAGGAGGTGGTGACCGTCTGCGGTGCGGGCATCGTCGCCGACACCGCAACCCAAGTTCTCGAGGAGATGGGGTACGACGCGAAGACGCTCACCGACGGGATGAACGGCTGGAGCCGCGTCCACCGACACGCGACCGTCCCGGCCGATATCGACGGCACGCTCGTTCAAGTTGCACGGGCCGGGAAGGGCTGTCTCTCCCACGTCCTCATTTCGGACGGTGAGGCCGCCGTCTTCGACCCCTCACACTACTTCGAGGAGTACGACGGGATTCTCGAAGCGTACGACGCGGACCTCGTCGGCGTCTTCGATACGCACGCCCACGCCGACCACGTCTCCGGCGCGTCGGAACTCGCCGACCGACACGGCGTGCCCTACTACCTCCACTCGGAGGACGCTCTCGCTCTCGACGCGACGCCACTCGAAGACGGCCAACGCGTTACCGTCGGCCACCTCGACGTCGAAGTCATCCACACGCCGGGACACAGCGAGGGAAGCGTCTCCTTCGACGTCGAGGGTGCGGCGCTGCTCACGGGCGATACGCTGTTCCACGACAGCGTCGGCCGCGTCGAACTCGGCGTCGAAGCCGGCATCGAGGACTCCGACGTAGAGGGCAACGCGGCGACGCTCTACGAGAGCCTCCAGCGGTTACTCGACCGGCCGGATGACGCACTCGTCTTACCGGCACACGACCCCGGTTCTCCCGAACCGCCGGTGACCGCGACTCTCGCGGAAGTCAGAGACCGAAACGAGGACCTCGGCCGCGACCGCGAGGAGTTCGTCAGGGAACTCGCCTCGGACATCCCGGACCATCCCCCGAACTTCGAGCGCGTCAAGCGGACGAACGTGGGACAGGAATCGGTCCCCGAAAACGAACTGGCCGAACTGGAACTGGGGCCGAACAACTGCGCCGCCGAGTAA
- a CDS encoding helix-turn-helix domain-containing protein produces MSLYEASFRVKHECPYREISERYPDLTIREWYLNDCQVIEITAPGSPTEDLLEEIDELGTVLHESVDESGLHVVTQSCLCSLEDSIIERFEAYNCLYQPPTIHRQGWEHYTVIAFDESDARNLVQDLESDRDIEVLSKTAITEQRIPHSMLAPVGQLFEGVTERQMAALRLALESGYYEQPRKTSLRELADRTSVARSTYEEHLRKAENKLLTNAGQFLRLVTATSTGDPLDVEGRRRNEQPAD; encoded by the coding sequence ATGAGTCTGTACGAGGCCTCCTTTCGGGTCAAACACGAATGTCCGTATCGAGAGATATCGGAGCGCTACCCGGACCTCACGATTCGCGAGTGGTACCTGAATGACTGCCAGGTCATCGAAATCACGGCCCCGGGTTCGCCGACCGAGGACCTCCTTGAGGAAATCGACGAACTGGGGACGGTGCTCCACGAATCGGTCGACGAATCCGGGCTCCACGTCGTCACCCAGTCCTGTCTCTGTTCGCTGGAGGACTCCATCATCGAGCGGTTCGAGGCGTACAACTGCCTGTATCAGCCGCCGACGATTCACCGCCAGGGATGGGAGCACTACACGGTCATCGCGTTCGACGAGAGCGACGCTCGAAACCTCGTTCAGGACCTAGAGTCCGACCGGGACATCGAAGTCCTCTCGAAGACCGCGATTACCGAACAGCGGATTCCTCACAGTATGCTCGCACCGGTCGGCCAGTTGTTCGAGGGGGTCACCGAACGACAGATGGCGGCACTTCGGTTGGCACTCGAAAGCGGCTACTACGAACAGCCTCGAAAGACGTCGCTCCGGGAGTTGGCGGACCGAACCAGCGTCGCCCGTTCGACGTACGAGGAACACCTCCGGAAGGCGGAGAACAAACTGCTCACGAACGCGGGGCAGTTCCTGCGATTGGTCACCGCGACCTCGACGGGGGACCCGTTAGACGTAGAGGGGCGCAGACGGAACGAACAGCCCGCCGACTGA
- a CDS encoding mechanosensitive ion channel family protein, with protein sequence MDVTTVVLQTGGVTPTPTPTIQTSEGPLPRPPWLPEAIPSFAFRLFIAVAILVVAYYLSKLVRQALGRRIARRFKRPSVTRTVLRGVQVGIMLLALFTSLGIFGLGFGNLALSVGVFSAVVGVILAPIIGNLLSGIFILNEQPYEIGDMIELADTDTKGFVEDITLSYTKMFTLDNTFIVLPNGAMRDRDVVNYSAEDTRIRMTLDVGVTYESDIPTARQQMEAAARSVEGVIKGGPDIRVGSARYPASPTCYIREFGDSEVALRLRYWAKEPYKQTAVRSKVLTNVWTRFEEHDIEIPYPHSHLVFDDTSGEMQVATREMESEAPSSPGGATRREADVEAQDAVVDRENESDEDATDSQ encoded by the coding sequence ATGGACGTGACGACGGTGGTGTTGCAGACCGGTGGAGTGACTCCAACCCCGACGCCGACGATTCAGACGTCCGAGGGGCCGCTTCCCCGTCCACCGTGGCTTCCCGAGGCGATCCCGTCTTTCGCCTTTCGGTTGTTCATCGCAGTCGCGATTCTCGTCGTCGCCTACTACCTCTCGAAACTCGTCCGACAGGCGCTCGGACGGCGTATCGCACGGCGGTTCAAACGGCCGTCGGTCACCCGGACGGTGCTCAGGGGGGTGCAGGTCGGAATCATGCTGTTGGCACTGTTTACGTCCCTGGGAATCTTCGGCCTTGGATTCGGGAACCTCGCACTCTCCGTCGGTGTGTTCTCCGCAGTCGTCGGTGTCATCCTCGCGCCCATCATCGGAAACCTCCTCAGCGGCATCTTCATTCTGAACGAACAGCCCTACGAAATCGGCGACATGATAGAGTTGGCGGACACCGACACCAAGGGGTTCGTCGAGGACATCACGCTGTCGTACACGAAGATGTTCACGCTCGACAACACGTTCATCGTGTTGCCGAACGGGGCGATGCGGGACCGCGACGTGGTGAACTACTCCGCCGAGGACACTCGAATTCGGATGACGCTGGACGTTGGCGTCACCTACGAAAGCGACATCCCGACGGCCAGACAGCAGATGGAGGCCGCCGCTCGGTCTGTCGAGGGCGTCATCAAGGGTGGGCCAGACATCCGCGTCGGGAGCGCGCGCTATCCGGCGTCGCCGACCTGTTACATCCGGGAGTTCGGCGACAGCGAGGTCGCATTGCGACTCCGCTACTGGGCCAAGGAGCCATACAAGCAAACGGCGGTTCGCTCGAAGGTCCTGACGAACGTCTGGACGCGCTTCGAGGAACACGACATCGAAATCCCCTACCCGCACTCCCATCTGGTGTTCGACGACACCAGCGGCGAGATGCAGGTCGCGACCCGCGAGATGGAGAGCGAGGCCCCGTCCAGCCCAGGGGGGGCGACGCGTCGGGAGGCCGACGTGGAGGCACAGGACGCCGTCGTGGACCGCGAAAACGAGTCGGACGAGGACGCTACAGACTCGCAGTGA
- a CDS encoding universal stress protein, whose translation MTLVVVPVRYPLSEHSLATLRRAIEVADEHDAELTVLHVNLYQNDKRVTRTELKAAAERECGRIDRARYVVRSGFMVEDTILDEVAAEGADYVVIGRKQASRWRRMLRRLVDDPDIESFLRRELDCQVITASL comes from the coding sequence ATGACGCTGGTCGTCGTCCCGGTCCGCTATCCGCTCTCGGAGCACTCGCTGGCGACCCTTCGGCGCGCCATCGAAGTCGCCGACGAACACGACGCCGAACTCACCGTCCTCCACGTGAACCTCTATCAGAACGACAAGCGAGTCACCCGAACCGAACTCAAAGCGGCAGCCGAACGCGAGTGTGGCCGCATCGACCGCGCGCGATACGTCGTCCGGTCGGGGTTCATGGTCGAAGACACCATCCTCGACGAAGTGGCAGCCGAGGGCGCCGACTACGTCGTCATCGGCCGCAAGCAGGCCAGCCGCTGGCGGCGAATGCTCCGCCGATTGGTCGACGACCCGGACATCGAGTCGTTCCTCCGTCGGGAACTCGACTGTCAGGTCATCACTGCGAGTCTGTAG